The genomic DNA TTCTATGAATATGTTCTTTATCCCGCATAATATGATTAGCGGTGGATTCGCTGGTGTAGGGATGATTATCGGTTATTTAATGCACTACAATATCGGTGCACTTATCTTTTTACTAAACATTCCTCTTCTTATTTTAAGTCACTTTTACTTAGGAAAGAAGACAACCTTTTTAACAGCGTACTTTGTAGCTGTATCATCTTTAGCGATGAACATTATCCCGGTACACCAAGTTTCAGACGATATTTTACTTTCTTCTGTATTCGGTGGTGTCATCTGCGGAGCAGCTTCAGGAATTATATTCCGATTTGCTTCGTCAACAGGTGGTTTTGATGTCGTTGGATTGATTGTAGCAAAACATCGAGATATTTCGATTGGAGCAATCATCTTTGGATTCAACTTAATCTTACTTGTTGCAGCAGGATTTATTTTCGGATGGGATATTACGCTTTATACGTTAATTAGCCGGTTTGTAGTCAGCAAAGTAATTGATGCCGTGCATACAAAACATATTAAATTAACGATAATGACAGTTACAGAAAAAGGTGAGGAAATAAAAAGCGCACTATTACATCACGGCATACGCGGGGTGACAATGGTAGACGCTGTCGGCGGCTATACAAACCATAAGAAAAAAATGATTTACACTGTCGTGACTCGATATGAGTTAGGCGAAATGAAACGTATTATCCGTCAAGTGGATAACAAAGCATTTATGAACATTACTGAAACAGTTGAAATTGTCGGCCGTTTCAAACGCATATAAAAAAGGTTAATACATTAAAGGGCATAACATATTAGTCATATATAATATGTTATGCCCTTTGTTATTCAACTAACGCACCCTTTAGCATAATAAAATCACGAAGTTTATTACTACAAATCGGAGGATAGCATTCCATATACAAAACTATCTGTCCATTCATTTTTATTCCAAAAATCTTGTATGAAATGGGCTTCCTTTCTCATGCCTATTCGTTCACACAATTTTTTTGAAGCTGTATTACGTGCATCAAGATTAGCTTGTATACGATGTACATTACATTCATTAAATAATTTAAATACCAAACTACTTACTGCTTCTGTTGCCAAACCTCTCCCAGCTACTTCATTTGAAAAACTATAACCAATCTCAACAGTATCTTTCATATTTGTGTACCATACGGATAAATCACCAACTATTTTAGTCTTGTATATAACTGCCAAACTTAATATTGATTCTTCAGTAAGTACATTGTTTGCTAGCTTCTTATTAAATCTTTTCTGCATGTCTTCATGAGTCCACTTATTATGTAATAGGAACTTACATGTATCATCATTATTATAAATAGCAAATACATCCTGTAAATCAGTACTCTTAAAAGGTCTAATTATTAATCTTTCTGTTGTGATCTCCAAGTTAGCTCTCCTCCCTTACATTCATGCTACAAAACATTTTTTATAGTATTTAAGCCTCCTTCTTAGATCTCACCTTGATTACATATTTCATCATAATAAATTAAAATCCTTCTTCCACTAAACTGCATTGTTAGTGGTATTTCCTTGCGATTTTTATTTTTTACACTTATTACAAAATCAGATAATTCTATTATTGTGGCCCTAAATGTGTTATAATGAAAGCAGACTCACAAAAAAAGTATATAGACTTGGAAGTTTCTCATATTTTCCAAACAAAAAGAAACGAGAAGTCGGGTATATTTCAATCACCATACACGTAACGGTTTAAAAGCCGATCATCTTAGTTATTCTTCACTGATCTTTTTATAAAAAGATCCTTACAACTAAAATTCACTTCAATATACTATACCTACCTTTTTGACTTCCAAATCATCTTATTACATAAGGAGATGAACATATGAATCAATATATAAGATACACAATAGCTGTCCTGTTTGCTATTATCGGCGGAACAATCTGCTTCTGGACAAACACTCAGCTTGGAGAGAATATCATTTTTAATGGAATGGAAACCCTTGTAAGCGCTTCAATTTTAGGCGGATATATTTACTTCCTCTTCAATCCAGAAGAGAATGCGCAAAAAACAATGTTATTAACAATGATCGGAATCGTTGGTGGATGTATTTCCTACTCAATGACAAACTATACATTACCACTTCAATTAAGCTCAGCTTTCTTCCACGGTCTATGGACTTGGTTCATTGCCTTCTGCCTAGCAGACGTATTCAACCTATTACAAGACAATGAAGAAGAAAACGGTCGCCAAATTGAAAGTAACTCGTAAGCTGGAAGATATTCTTCCAGCTTTTTTTATTTTGTTTTGCAGATCCGGTCACCACAATAAAAAGAAGCTACCCCCGTGGCAACCCCTTCCCCATATACCCCACTTAGTATCCACCGAAATATATCAGCGATTTTTTCATTATATCGACGGTTCGACACAACATATCGACTTACCGACATTCTTCGACAACCTATTCATCCTCTATACCCCGGCACCACAATAAAAAGAAGCTACCCTCAGGGCAACTCCTTTTCCATATCCCCCATCCAGTATCCACTTAAATATATCAGCGATTTTTCAAATTTATCGACGATTTCTCCACTTATATCGGCGATTTTTTCATTATATCGACGGTTCGACATAGGATATCGACTTACCGACATTCTTCGACACTCAAAACGCACAACATACCCTATCCCCCAAGCAATTTACTGCCGAACTCTACGATTAAAAAGATAATTAATAAGATCGCGAGTATTTTTAATGCTACATATGCCACTTTAAAAACAACATAAATGAGCAAGACTATTAAAATAATCGTTAAAATTTCCATGTAGAATTCCTCCAAGCTTTGCTCTTCATATCTTATTTTACTCGCCCCAGACTTTTTATGGAACGGCATAAGACGACATAGAAAAGAGAGGATACCTCACCCATCGTAAGATACCCTCTCTTTTAGCTGCTCAAACCATTCTCTCTCTAATTGTAAATATCCCATTTCACTCTTCTCGGCGCTCTTTAATTCTTTATCGGCTTTCCTCATATAAGTACGGGACGCTTCCATATCGCCCTCTAAATATTTAATAATTCCTTGTGTGCGATAATATCCATGTAAGTCTATTTTTGTAATGGCCTTCCCATGTTTCTTCGCTTCTTGCAAAGAAAGACTATCCATCTGATAAAGAGCTTTATATAAAAGATACCAACTATGAAAACTACTAACGAAAAATTTATTTTCCTTCGTTACAGGTATTCGAACAATTTGTTCTATATACGGTATCGCTCTTTCCATTCCCTTTTGATCAGCTCTGGCACAAAAGACGAGCATAAGTCCGCTCATTATCTCTCTTATTTCTTTATCCTCTTTTATTTTTTCCTCACTAAGTTCTATTAATCTCTCATCCCAGTCTTTCGGTCTTTTATAACTAAATAACTCACTCGATACTTGAATATTATATAAATGCTGCTTCGCCTTTTCATCATCTTTAATTAAAATAAGAAATTGCATACCATCACTCAAAAACGTTCCTTTTATCGGTACGATTGTAGCTGCAAAAATCACAAAGTGTAAAACAGAAAAATATAAAAGATATTGATAATAACTCACCATGTATATGTAACCGAAAGTAATACCAAATAGTAAACTCGTAATCGGTCCACCTAAAGTGAGCCACGCCCATTTTTTCGAAAGATTCGGTGTCTCTATAGAAGGTGGTACTAGTGTTGCAACGCCTCCAAAGTACGCCCATAATTTATTTTCTCGAATGCGTAATTTTCCTTTTTCTTTTTGAATAGTAATGGGTCCTACTGTCATAAATTTAAATGTCAAACCACCTATTACACCAAATACTACATGTCCTAGCTCATGAATGGCTAACACTAACAATGAAATTCCAACTATTGCCCATAGGTTCAAAATTACTTCTAATTTCTCAGTTCGGATTACTCCATATAAAATGGACAAAACTAACGCCGCCGTCATAGAACCAGCTGGCCTTCTTAAAATATCCACTTTTTTCTCCCCTTAATAAATCATTTTTCTATGCATTTCGTACATGAACTTTCCGAGATGCAATATCCAAATAAATGAGATTAAGCCGATTAATACAAAATCAATATCGCTAACCGCTGTATAAATAACGGCAGCCCACCATACATATGCCAATACTTTATTCGTAAATTCATACGCTTTATATCCAGCTTCATGCACAATGTGCTTTAATCCTTCATCTGCGTTTTTCGTCCACATTTTCATCGATTCTATATACGTTACACCTTGTTCAGGATATAGCTTGTTATAATGATTTTTTGTTATAATCCCGATAACCACTACAATCGTTAAACAAACAATAGAAGCTACTAAATTCCACACTGCAAATGAAACATTTGTATCCTGCAACAGTGCACGTCTACATGTAATAACTGCATATACAAACCACGCCTGCGTAACTATATCACCTACACGTAAATATATACTTATAATGCCTAATTTCCTGCCTTGTACGCTCTCTTCTTCATCGCGTACCTCCGCTAACATACGTGTATTCTTCCAAGTGTAATACATCATTATCATTCCAAAAATAGTACATACACCTATTAATATATTGGGTGATAATTTTCTCGGTTCATCCGAGAGTAAATCTAAAGCTATATAAGAGGCAAAAAATCCACCTACCATACTTAATATGAGTTTGCAAAAACTAAAAAATTGTTCCCCTCGTTTACTCTTCATCGTCCTCTTCCCCCTCGATTAGTGTGAATATTTCCTCCACCGGTACATTGAATATGTGTGCGATTTTTAACGACAATACAATAGATGGTGCATAATCCCCGCGCTCAATTAAACTGATTGTTTGCCTTGATGAGCCAATCGCTTTCCCTAAATCCCCTTGTGATAAACGATGCTTTGCTCGCAATTCCCTCACTCGATTTTGCAGCTTCATGTCTTCCCTCTTTTTCATTTATTTAATTAAAATTGTAAATAATATCCTTATTTTTGTCAATTATAATTGTCATTTTGACGTTAATAATTGACAAAAATAAGGATGTATTATGATGGAAATAACCTATATAATGAATGTGAAATATTAAACAAAGGAAGTGACATATGAATAAAACGTCTACTTTATCCTATATTCTTACTAAGCTTACAGCGACTTTCTTTTTATTATTACTTATTAGCACGCTTCTCTTAACAACTAGTCAACCAACATTATATAGTTTCTTAGCTGGATTACGAGAACTACTATATGTTCCCTTCGTTCCTATCCTTGCGGTATATGCAATTTTTTGTTCTATTTGCATCGATAAATTGAAATTAAAAACACATACAAAACTGAAAACATTATTACTTTATATTTTTTGCGGCTATTTATTTTTTCTTCCCTTCTTAATATTTAAAGAAGCTAGTCTAATACAGTTCTTTTTCCTTGGATCAATTGGAGCAGTATGTTCTCTTTCTTTCTATTTATGTACAGTCATAGCAACAAAATTTAAGTGGGTACAATATTTCGTACCAAGCATTATGTTTATTATATTTATCACAATTAACTTAGTAGATCTAGAAAAGTTTGGAACATCAAAAGAACAATGGGTCGAAACAAAAACAGATAACTCTTTCGAAGCATCTTTTCAACATTTTAGTGGTGAACATAAAGTCCCAATTGAACTAAAACGAGGGGACATATTAGAATTCACTATTGAATCACGAACTGATAATTCGAATGGCTATATAGGGGACATAAAAATGGCTAGTGAATTTCAAGAGGAAGAAAATTATTTAGCTCCAGCTGGCCCTAATACGTACCATTTCGCAGCAATTAAGACCGGCACTTATTACATTATAGTTAGCGGAAATCAATTAAAAGGAAAGTTGAAAATCGATTGGAACGTAAAATAAAAAAGGCAGTGCGTCTGCACTGCCTCCCTAAATTCTGACATAGAATGGATTCCATATTAACTTGCGTTTTGTAAGAATACTTGTTTTAACTGTTTGCGGAAACGAACGCCTAACGTAACTGCTACGATAACGATAACTCCAAAAATGATCTTACCAATGTGACCTTCTAGCGCTCCAAAAATATCATGTAAGTTGCCACCTAACCAGTAACCCCCGATTAGGAAGAATGATACCCAAAATAGAGCACCTGAGTAAATTGTAATTGCAAAGCGACGGAATGGTAAGTTAATAATTCCTGCAAAGTACCCTGTAAAATGACGTACACCAGGAATAAAGAAACCGATAAAGATTAGGAAATATCCATACTTATCAAACCACATTCTTGTTAAGTCGATTTTTCTTTGTGTTAAAAATACGTATTTCCCATACTTTT from Bacillus basilensis includes the following:
- a CDS encoding DUF3169 family protein, with translation MKSKRGEQFFSFCKLILSMVGGFFASYIALDLLSDEPRKLSPNILIGVCTIFGMIMMYYTWKNTRMLAEVRDEEESVQGRKLGIISIYLRVGDIVTQAWFVYAVITCRRALLQDTNVSFAVWNLVASIVCLTIVVVIGIITKNHYNKLYPEQGVTYIESMKMWTKNADEGLKHIVHEAGYKAYEFTNKVLAYVWWAAVIYTAVSDIDFVLIGLISFIWILHLGKFMYEMHRKMIY
- a CDS encoding YitT family protein; translated protein: MGQLGDADYVPDTAFLSFPAAKTFHLEFIIQLVVIFVASILYAISMNMFFIPHNMISGGFAGVGMIIGYLMHYNIGALIFLLNIPLLILSHFYLGKKTTFLTAYFVAVSSLAMNIIPVHQVSDDILLSSVFGGVICGAASGIIFRFASSTGGFDVVGLIVAKHRDISIGAIIFGFNLILLVAAGFIFGWDITLYTLISRFVVSKVIDAVHTKHIKLTIMTVTEKGEEIKSALLHHGIRGVTMVDAVGGYTNHKKKMIYTVVTRYELGEMKRIIRQVDNKAFMNITETVEIVGRFKRI
- a CDS encoding DUF3985 family protein, yielding MEILTIILIVLLIYVVFKVAYVALKILAILLIIFLIVEFGSKLLGG
- a CDS encoding DUF3938 domain-containing protein — encoded protein: MNQYIRYTIAVLFAIIGGTICFWTNTQLGENIIFNGMETLVSASILGGYIYFLFNPEENAQKTMLLTMIGIVGGCISYSMTNYTLPLQLSSAFFHGLWTWFIAFCLADVFNLLQDNEEENGRQIESNS
- a CDS encoding DedA family protein; the protein is MEWIHELFQQYGYYVVLVGLLLEYIALPFPGEPTLAYAGFLAHKGDLSLPILIILSFIGTSVGMTIQYFLGNKLGMPFIQKYGKYVFLTQRKIDLTRMWFDKYGYFLIFIGFFIPGVRHFTGYFAGIINLPFRRFAITIYSGALFWVSFFLIGGYWLGGNLHDIFGALEGHIGKIIFGVIVIVAVTLGVRFRKQLKQVFLQNAS
- a CDS encoding GNAT family N-acetyltransferase, translated to MEITTERLIIRPFKSTDLQDVFAIYNNDDTCKFLLHNKWTHEDMQKRFNKKLANNVLTEESILSLAVIYKTKIVGDLSVWYTNMKDTVEIGYSFSNEVAGRGLATEAVSSLVFKLFNECNVHRIQANLDARNTASKKLCERIGMRKEAHFIQDFWNKNEWTDSFVYGMLSSDL
- a CDS encoding site-2 protease family protein, coding for MTAALVLSILYGVIRTEKLEVILNLWAIVGISLLVLAIHELGHVVFGVIGGLTFKFMTVGPITIQKEKGKLRIRENKLWAYFGGVATLVPPSIETPNLSKKWAWLTLGGPITSLLFGITFGYIYMVSYYQYLLYFSVLHFVIFAATIVPIKGTFLSDGMQFLILIKDDEKAKQHLYNIQVSSELFSYKRPKDWDERLIELSEEKIKEDKEIREIMSGLMLVFCARADQKGMERAIPYIEQIVRIPVTKENKFFVSSFHSWYLLYKALYQMDSLSLQEAKKHGKAITKIDLHGYYRTQGIIKYLEGDMEASRTYMRKADKELKSAEKSEMGYLQLEREWFEQLKERVSYDG
- a CDS encoding helix-turn-helix transcriptional regulator: MKLQNRVRELRAKHRLSQGDLGKAIGSSRQTISLIERGDYAPSIVLSLKIAHIFNVPVEEIFTLIEGEEDDEE